ACCGCAGGCTGACGATCGCGGTGATCGAGAAGAACCGCGGACCGTACTGGGACATGGTCAACGCCGGCTGGCGCGACGCCGCCGAACGCTGGGGACTCGACGTGGTCTTCGAGGCCCCCGAGTACGAATCGGTCGACGACCAGGTGGAGGCGATGCGGCGCCACCTCGCGAACGGCGTGGACGGGTTGGCTTTCGTCGCGACCCGTGAGTCGGCCTTCGACACCGTGGTCGGCGAGGCGACCGGTGCCGGGGTGCCGGTCGTGACGTTCGACCTCGACGCCCCCGGCTGCGGGCGGGCGCTGTACGTCGGCATGCCGACGCCGGTCGAGCTGGGCCGCCAGGCCGGTCGCTTGCTCGCACAGCGAGTGCCGGCCGGCGCGCGTGTTCTCGCGCAGACCGGCTCCACCGGCGCTCATGGTGCCGCGGGGAAACTGCGTGGGTTCCGCGAGGCGATGGCCGAAGCCGGCATCGAGGTCGTCGGCGGTGACGACGACGGCGAACACATCGACGTCGCTGCCGCGAACGTCCGCAGGCTGCTGGCGGAGTACCCGGATGTCGCCGGTTGCTACGGCGTCTACGGGTACCACGCGGCCGTCCAGGCCGCGGCCGTGGAAGACGCCGGGCGGGCCGGCGAGGTCGCGATCGTCGGCAACGACATGCTGCCCGAGACCGCGGCCGCGATCCGGCGCGGATCCGTTTTCGCGAGCATCTGGATCCGTGAGTACTACTTCGGCTACTACGCGGCCGCCGCGATCGCCCTCGCCGCTCGTCTCGGGACCGCGGACGCACTGACGCTGCTGGGCTTCGCCCCGGTGGGCCTCGAGGGAAACCAGCGGCGACTTCAGCCGCAGGTGATCACCGTGGACAACCTCGCGGAGTTCGAGCAGTGGGCGCGAGTGCGCGGGGTGTTCGAACGGACGGCAGCCACGGCGAACACGTGACCAATCCATCCGCGTCGCGGATACGCTGGAAGATCGGGGAAGCCAATGGGGGTGGACAGGTGACCAACGGACCGTCCCGGGCATCCGGCCCGGCACCGAGCCCGTCGCAGAGGGAGCACGTCCTCTACGCGCTGAGCCGCTACGGCGCGATGAGCCGAGCTCGCCTGCGCGAGGTCACCGGGCGTTCCCGGACGTCGGTGTGGGCGGTCGTGAGCGATCT
The sequence above is a segment of the Amycolatopsis sp. 2-15 genome. Coding sequences within it:
- a CDS encoding substrate-binding domain-containing protein; protein product: MNTPDRAGGWNRRLTIAVIEKNRGPYWDMVNAGWRDAAERWGLDVVFEAPEYESVDDQVEAMRRHLANGVDGLAFVATRESAFDTVVGEATGAGVPVVTFDLDAPGCGRALYVGMPTPVELGRQAGRLLAQRVPAGARVLAQTGSTGAHGAAGKLRGFREAMAEAGIEVVGGDDDGEHIDVAAANVRRLLAEYPDVAGCYGVYGYHAAVQAAAVEDAGRAGEVAIVGNDMLPETAAAIRRGSVFASIWIREYYFGYYAAAAIALAARLGTADALTLLGFAPVGLEGNQRRLQPQVITVDNLAEFEQWARVRGVFERTAATANT